Proteins co-encoded in one Candidatus Rokuibacteriota bacterium genomic window:
- the lgt gene encoding prolipoprotein diacylglyceryl transferase has protein sequence MFASPGSIAFQLGPFIVRWYGILTAVAIVVGLWLVGRQARAEGLPEEKISSCVMWGVVTGYIGARLYEVAFNWDYYGRDWAKIPAVWEGGLAVHGGLIVGCSVAAGLAAWRGLPVLRILDIGAPSMAIAQAIGRWGNFFNEEAFGRPTDLPWRLYISPRHRPLEYRGAEFFHPTFLYESLWDLAVFTALVCWLRPRWRDRPGALFFWYIGLYSVGRFAIESLRLDSFWAGGYRVPQLASLVGIAISICGLLWVSRGARGGTRAA, from the coding sequence ATGTTCGCCTCTCCGGGTTCGATCGCGTTCCAGCTCGGTCCTTTCATCGTCCGGTGGTATGGGATCCTGACGGCGGTCGCCATCGTGGTGGGTCTGTGGCTCGTGGGCCGTCAGGCGCGCGCCGAGGGTCTTCCCGAGGAGAAGATCTCGAGCTGTGTCATGTGGGGAGTCGTGACCGGGTACATCGGGGCGCGCCTCTACGAAGTGGCGTTCAACTGGGACTACTACGGCCGCGATTGGGCCAAGATTCCCGCCGTGTGGGAAGGGGGGCTCGCCGTCCACGGCGGCCTCATCGTCGGCTGCTCGGTCGCCGCCGGGCTTGCCGCGTGGCGGGGCCTCCCGGTGCTGCGTATCCTGGACATCGGAGCGCCCAGCATGGCCATCGCGCAGGCCATCGGGCGCTGGGGGAATTTCTTCAACGAGGAGGCCTTTGGACGGCCGACCGATCTGCCCTGGCGCCTCTACATCTCGCCTCGCCACCGTCCGCTCGAGTACAGGGGCGCGGAGTTCTTCCACCCGACCTTTCTTTACGAATCGCTCTGGGACCTGGCGGTGTTCACGGCGCTCGTCTGTTGGCTCCGCCCGCGCTGGCGTGACCGGCCGGGCGCGCTGTTCTTCTGGTACATCGGCTTGTACTCGGTGGGGAGATTCGCCATCGAATCCCTGCGGCTCGACAGCTTCTGGGCCGGCGGCTACCGCGTGCCCCAGCTCGCGAGCCTGGTCGGCATCGCCATCTCCATCTGCGGTCTGCTGTGGGTCAGCCGCGGCGCCCGCGGCGGCACGAGGGCGGCGTGA
- a CDS encoding SDR family NAD(P)-dependent oxidoreductase: MATRLDVPDDWGISGKVAVVMGGGAAGAGIGNGRAAAILLARAGARVLVVDRTMDLAEQTVVMIKDQGREALALEADITRSEDCAMVVKTALDRFGRLDFLDNNVGIGSRGSVVDETQENWRRVMQVNVETMFLAAKHAIPAMIRGGGGAIVNVSSISALRPRGLTAYSASKGAVIALTRAMAVDHGRDGIRVNCVAPGPVYTPMVYQRGMSAEARDRRRSASVLGIEGTGWDVGHAVRFLLSDHARYITGHTLVVDGGATLSGPERASE, from the coding sequence ATGGCCACGCGCCTCGACGTGCCGGACGATTGGGGGATCAGCGGGAAGGTCGCGGTCGTGATGGGCGGTGGCGCGGCGGGCGCCGGCATCGGCAATGGCCGCGCGGCCGCGATCCTCCTGGCCAGGGCGGGTGCCCGGGTCCTCGTGGTGGATCGCACGATGGACCTGGCCGAGCAGACGGTCGTGATGATCAAGGACCAGGGGCGGGAAGCCCTCGCGCTCGAAGCGGATATCACGCGCTCCGAGGACTGCGCCATGGTGGTGAAGACGGCGCTCGACCGCTTCGGCCGCCTCGATTTCCTCGACAACAACGTCGGCATCGGCAGCCGCGGCTCCGTCGTGGACGAGACGCAGGAGAACTGGCGCCGCGTCATGCAGGTCAACGTCGAGACGATGTTCCTGGCCGCCAAGCACGCGATCCCCGCCATGATCCGCGGGGGCGGCGGCGCCATCGTCAACGTGTCGTCGATCTCCGCGCTGCGGCCGCGCGGCCTGACGGCCTACTCCGCCTCCAAGGGTGCCGTCATCGCTCTCACGCGCGCCATGGCGGTCGACCACGGCCGCGACGGGATCCGCGTGAACTGCGTGGCGCCGGGGCCCGTCTACACGCCCATGGTCTACCAGCGCGGCATGAGCGCGGAGGCCCGCGACCGGCGTCGAAGCGCGTCCGTGCTGGGGATCGAAGGCACCGGCTGGGACGTCGGCCACGCCGTGCGCTTCCTTCTCTCTGATCACGCGCGCTACATCACGGGGCACACGCTCGTCGTCGACGGCGGCGCCACGCTGTCGGGCCCGGAGCGCGCGTCGGAGTGA